The proteins below come from a single Agromyces flavus genomic window:
- a CDS encoding DUF1876 domain-containing protein, with product MDATTQWNITVDIDEEENNTVANVSVRTPGGVEVTGVGRSNRNPNDPSVPEIGDELAVGRALGNLSERLLHRAERDITSVTGQPSHVHR from the coding sequence ATGGATGCCACGACGCAGTGGAATATCACCGTCGACATCGACGAGGAAGAGAACAACACGGTCGCGAACGTGAGCGTGCGGACGCCGGGAGGCGTGGAGGTGACCGGCGTCGGCCGGTCCAATCGCAACCCGAACGACCCGAGCGTGCCCGAGATCGGCGACGAGCTCGCCGTCGGCCGGGCGCTGGGCAACCTGTCGGAGCGCCTGCTGCACCGCGCCGAGCGGGACATCACGAGCGTGACGGGGCAGCCGTCGCACGTGCACCGGTAA
- a CDS encoding methylated-DNA--[protein]-cysteine S-methyltransferase: protein MLRRHARLGTSMGDLLVVADDGGLTGIYFPSHWHPPAAGSLGIDVDARGDALFSRLGVELDEYFAGRRIRFDLPLAPVGDEFQHAVWAMLRDIPFGETVTYGQLAERLGDRNLARRVGGAVGRNPISILVPCHRVVGADGSLTGYAGGLDRKRQLLELEGAEVVAQRRLF, encoded by the coding sequence ATGCTCCGCCGCCACGCCAGGCTCGGCACGTCGATGGGCGACCTGCTGGTCGTCGCCGACGACGGCGGGCTCACCGGCATCTACTTTCCGAGCCACTGGCATCCGCCCGCCGCGGGCTCGCTCGGGATCGACGTCGACGCCCGAGGTGACGCCCTCTTCAGCCGGCTCGGTGTCGAGCTCGACGAGTACTTCGCGGGACGCCGCATCCGCTTCGACCTGCCGCTCGCGCCGGTGGGCGACGAGTTCCAACACGCGGTGTGGGCGATGCTGCGCGACATCCCCTTCGGCGAGACCGTCACGTACGGCCAACTGGCCGAGCGGCTCGGCGACCGGAACCTCGCCCGGCGCGTCGGCGGCGCGGTCGGGCGCAACCCGATCAGCATCCTCGTGCCGTGCCATCGCGTCGTCGGTGCCGACGGGTCCCTCACCGGTTATGCCGGCGGACTCGACCGTAAGCGGCAGTTGCTCGAGCTCGAGGGCGCCGAGGTCGTCGCCCAGCGGCGACTGTTCTAG
- a CDS encoding carbohydrate ABC transporter permease: MTTAATASTRPATSARRGRRRTLTPWGMLAPAIVLFTLFMAAPIVYTVILSFQKEVVNGLGLGSGARSRQFAGLENYVASLTSPEFLASVGRVLVYGLILVPTMLGLALLFALLLDARRTGAKGFSRVSIFLPYAVPAVISSLLWGFLYLPAVSPFYWVFEQLGWDVPSLLSPGLVIFAIANIGLWGGVGFNMIVIYTSLKAVPQEIYEAARIDGASEAQIAWRIKVPIIMPALIMTALFSMIATLQVFAEPTTLRPLTNSLSTTWSPLMLVYRDAFTRDDIYSAAATSVIIAAATFALSFLFLRVVQRRAFGQED, translated from the coding sequence ATGACCACCGCCGCCACCGCCTCCACGCGCCCCGCGACATCCGCTCGCCGGGGGCGCCGCCGCACCCTCACGCCGTGGGGGATGCTCGCTCCGGCCATCGTGCTGTTCACGCTGTTCATGGCCGCGCCGATCGTCTACACGGTGATCCTCTCCTTCCAGAAGGAGGTCGTGAACGGGCTGGGTCTCGGCTCGGGCGCGCGCAGCCGACAGTTCGCCGGGCTCGAGAACTACGTCGCGTCGCTGACCAGCCCTGAGTTCCTCGCGAGTGTCGGGCGCGTGCTCGTGTACGGGCTCATCCTCGTCCCGACCATGCTCGGCCTCGCGCTCCTCTTCGCGCTGCTGCTCGACGCGCGGCGCACCGGCGCCAAGGGATTCTCACGCGTCTCGATCTTCCTGCCGTACGCGGTGCCGGCGGTCATCTCGTCGCTGCTGTGGGGCTTCCTCTACCTGCCCGCCGTGAGCCCGTTCTACTGGGTGTTCGAGCAGCTCGGATGGGACGTGCCATCCCTGCTGTCGCCGGGTCTCGTGATCTTCGCGATCGCCAACATCGGCCTCTGGGGCGGCGTCGGCTTCAACATGATCGTGATCTACACGTCATTGAAGGCCGTGCCGCAGGAGATCTACGAGGCCGCCCGCATCGACGGTGCGTCCGAGGCGCAGATCGCCTGGCGCATCAAGGTGCCGATCATCATGCCGGCGCTCATCATGACCGCGCTGTTCTCGATGATCGCGACGCTGCAGGTGTTCGCCGAGCCCACCACCCTGCGGCCGCTCACGAACAGCCTTTCGACGACGTGGTCGCCGCTCATGCTCGTCTACCGCGACGCGTTCACGCGCGACGACATCTACAGCGCCGCCGCGACCTCCGTCATCATCGCGGCCGCGACGTTCGCGCTCTCGTTCCTGTTCCTCCGCGTCGTGCAGCGGCGCGCCTTCGGTCAGGAGGACTGA
- a CDS encoding nitroreductase/quinone reductase family protein — protein sequence MAMGRVKRAWLRVLQRTLNPLTLRMARRGAGPFALVRHTGRKSGRTFETPLILARVPGGFVAELTYGPEVNWYRNLVAAGGGTVVWKGRPFEIGAIEPMPTDAGRRAFGPPASWLLTLLRRHEFRLLREAGA from the coding sequence ATGGCGATGGGGCGGGTGAAGCGTGCCTGGCTTCGGGTCCTGCAGCGCACCCTCAACCCGCTGACGCTCCGGATGGCGCGCCGCGGCGCCGGCCCGTTCGCGCTCGTGCGGCACACAGGCCGCAAGTCGGGCCGCACGTTCGAGACGCCGCTGATCCTGGCGCGCGTGCCGGGCGGGTTCGTCGCCGAGCTCACATACGGGCCCGAGGTGAACTGGTACCGCAACCTCGTCGCCGCCGGCGGCGGCACGGTCGTCTGGAAGGGCCGGCCGTTCGAGATCGGCGCGATCGAGCCGATGCCGACGGATGCCGGTCGGCGGGCGTTCGGCCCGCCGGCGTCGTGGTTGCTCACGCTGTTGCGCCGCCACGAGTTCCGGTTGCTGCGGGAGGCGGGTGCGTGA
- a CDS encoding ABC transporter permease, with the protein MSPTTTTIATAAPAPGRVGTGVRRLRYDGALAPVLAFVVFFGVYVVINPGLLTRFQLQSAANLIAPLALIALGQLLIVLIGGIDISIGAITSLCNVVFATQIAGLSAPGALALCILTGILCGAINGVLVAYANLPAIAVTLATAFIYAALARQILDRPGGALSADIYLATSGELMPFVPIALVWLALVAVGLWFFLQRTAFGRQVYGVGSGRAAVQSAGLKPRLTILVTFMVSGAVVSLGAVLLSGSTMTGDPRSGDPYLLNSIAVVALSGAAFAGGRGSILGTIIAAAVLGMVGNLLFFAGINSYWQYVISALIILAVVVIPRIIQFFIRQSALRRGHHE; encoded by the coding sequence ATGAGCCCCACGACCACGACCATCGCCACCGCGGCGCCGGCACCCGGCCGGGTCGGCACCGGAGTACGCCGGCTCCGTTACGACGGCGCTCTCGCGCCGGTGCTCGCCTTCGTTGTGTTCTTCGGCGTCTACGTCGTCATCAACCCGGGCCTGCTCACGCGCTTCCAGCTGCAGTCCGCGGCCAACCTCATCGCCCCGCTCGCGCTCATCGCTCTCGGCCAGCTGCTCATCGTGCTGATCGGCGGCATCGACATCTCGATCGGCGCCATCACGAGCCTGTGCAACGTCGTCTTCGCAACGCAGATCGCCGGCCTGTCGGCGCCCGGCGCGCTGGCGCTGTGCATCCTGACCGGCATCCTCTGCGGAGCGATCAACGGGGTGCTCGTCGCCTACGCGAACCTGCCGGCGATCGCCGTCACCCTCGCGACGGCGTTCATCTACGCGGCCCTCGCGAGGCAGATCCTCGATCGTCCGGGCGGCGCGCTGAGCGCCGACATCTACCTCGCCACGAGCGGCGAGCTCATGCCGTTCGTTCCGATCGCCCTCGTCTGGCTCGCACTCGTGGCCGTCGGCCTCTGGTTCTTCCTGCAGCGCACGGCGTTCGGGCGCCAGGTGTACGGCGTCGGATCGGGCCGGGCGGCCGTGCAGTCGGCCGGGCTCAAGCCGCGGCTGACGATCCTCGTCACGTTCATGGTGTCGGGCGCCGTCGTGTCGCTCGGCGCAGTGCTGCTCTCGGGCTCGACGATGACGGGCGATCCCCGCAGCGGCGACCCGTACCTGCTCAATTCCATCGCGGTCGTCGCGCTCTCGGGCGCCGCCTTCGCCGGCGGACGCGGCAGCATCCTGGGGACGATCATCGCCGCCGCGGTGCTCGGCATGGTGGGCAACCTGCTGTTCTTCGCAGGGATCAACTCGTACTGGCAGTACGTCATCAGCGCGCTGATCATCCTCGCGGTCGTCGTGATCCCCCGCATCATCCAGTTCTTCATCCGGCAATCCGCACTGCGAAGGGGCCACCATGAGTGA
- a CDS encoding beta-galactosidase produces MPSHPAPTNHEVASAPSADPAAAPAAEPRSGWIPGTSAIRFGGDYNPEQWDRETWLEDIELMRQAGVNLVSVGIFSWALLEPREGEYDFSFLDEVLDLLAGAGIDVDLGTPTTVPPAWFWNAYPHARPVTRDGVPLGFGSRGIVSPSSPEYRRAASAIAEKLAERYAHHPAVVMWHVHNEYGAPVSDSYDEASVLNFRGWLERRYGSIDALNRAWGTSFWGQLYGSFDEVDAPRTSASVSNPAHRLDFARFSSDALLECFILERDAIRRHASQPITTNFMATSCPSVDYWKWAPEVDIVSNDHYLTASRLDAHVMLAMDADFTRSLAGGKPWVLMEHSTSAVNWQPRNVAKRPGELARNSLSHLARGADGILFFQFRASRFGAEKFHSAMLPHAGRTSRVWREVVGLGELLGTASELRGSRVEASVAIVWSTESFWAQDLEWRPSVDLSHRERVEAFYAELWKLGVTVDFVHPSHDLSKYRAVFAPSLYLLDDASAANLRAYVEGGGTLAVSYFSGIVDEHDTVPRGPFPGMLRDVLGLAIEEFQPLREGGHVAVTGSTTGTVWTDEITLEGADAVEHYIDGPAAGMPAITRNAIGDGAAWYVSTRLDGADLGAFIDDVLSDAGLDVVPPPSGLEKVVRVADDGTRYVVAINHAAADVAIDARGTDVATGETTDGAARVPAGASRIIRLA; encoded by the coding sequence ATGCCCTCGCACCCCGCGCCGACCAATCACGAGGTCGCCTCCGCACCCTCGGCCGATCCCGCCGCGGCGCCCGCCGCTGAGCCGCGAAGCGGCTGGATTCCCGGCACCTCGGCCATCCGCTTCGGCGGCGACTACAACCCCGAGCAGTGGGACCGCGAGACGTGGCTCGAGGACATCGAGCTCATGCGGCAGGCGGGGGTGAACCTCGTGAGCGTGGGCATCTTCTCGTGGGCGCTGCTCGAGCCACGAGAGGGCGAGTACGACTTCTCGTTCCTCGACGAGGTGCTCGACCTGCTCGCCGGCGCCGGCATCGACGTCGACCTCGGCACGCCGACGACCGTGCCGCCCGCCTGGTTCTGGAACGCGTATCCGCACGCCCGGCCGGTCACACGCGACGGCGTGCCGCTCGGGTTCGGCTCGCGCGGCATCGTCTCGCCGAGCTCGCCCGAGTACCGACGTGCGGCGTCGGCGATCGCCGAGAAGCTCGCGGAGCGCTACGCGCACCACCCGGCGGTCGTCATGTGGCACGTCCACAACGAGTACGGCGCACCGGTCAGCGACAGCTACGACGAGGCATCCGTCCTGAATTTCCGCGGATGGCTCGAGCGCAGGTACGGCTCGATCGACGCGCTCAACCGGGCCTGGGGCACCTCGTTCTGGGGCCAGCTGTACGGCTCGTTCGACGAAGTGGACGCCCCGCGCACCTCGGCGAGCGTGTCGAACCCGGCGCACCGCCTCGACTTCGCCCGCTTCTCGTCCGACGCGTTGCTGGAGTGCTTCATCCTCGAGCGCGACGCGATCCGACGCCATGCCTCGCAGCCGATCACGACGAACTTCATGGCCACGAGCTGCCCGTCGGTCGACTACTGGAAGTGGGCGCCCGAGGTCGACATCGTCTCGAACGACCATTACCTCACCGCATCACGGCTCGACGCGCATGTGATGCTCGCGATGGACGCCGACTTCACGCGCTCCCTCGCGGGCGGCAAGCCCTGGGTGCTCATGGAGCACTCCACGTCGGCCGTGAACTGGCAGCCCCGGAACGTCGCGAAGCGCCCGGGCGAGCTCGCGCGCAACTCGCTCTCCCACCTCGCGCGCGGGGCCGATGGCATCCTCTTCTTCCAGTTCCGCGCGAGCCGCTTCGGCGCCGAGAAGTTCCACTCGGCGATGCTCCCCCACGCCGGGCGCACGTCGCGCGTGTGGCGCGAGGTCGTCGGCCTCGGCGAGCTGTTGGGCACCGCGTCCGAGCTGCGCGGCAGCCGGGTCGAGGCATCCGTCGCCATCGTCTGGAGCACCGAATCGTTCTGGGCGCAGGATCTCGAGTGGCGTCCGTCGGTCGACCTCTCGCACCGCGAGCGCGTCGAGGCGTTCTATGCCGAGCTCTGGAAGCTCGGCGTGACGGTCGACTTCGTGCACCCGTCGCACGACCTCTCGAAGTACCGGGCGGTATTCGCCCCGTCGCTGTACCTGCTCGACGACGCGTCGGCCGCCAACTTGCGCGCGTACGTCGAGGGCGGCGGCACGCTCGCGGTGTCGTACTTCTCGGGCATCGTCGACGAGCACGACACGGTTCCGCGCGGGCCGTTCCCCGGGATGCTGCGGGATGTGCTGGGCCTTGCGATCGAGGAGTTCCAGCCGCTCCGCGAGGGCGGCCATGTCGCGGTGACCGGCAGCACGACCGGCACCGTGTGGACCGACGAGATCACGCTCGAGGGCGCCGACGCGGTCGAGCACTACATCGACGGCCCCGCCGCGGGGATGCCCGCCATCACGCGCAACGCGATCGGCGACGGTGCTGCCTGGTACGTCTCGACCCGGCTCGACGGGGCCGACCTCGGTGCGTTCATCGACGACGTGCTCAGCGACGCCGGACTCGATGTCGTTCCGCCTCCGTCCGGCCTCGAGAAGGTCGTGCGCGTCGCCGACGACGGCACGCGCTACGTCGTGGCGATCAACCACGCGGCTGCCGATGTCGCGATCGACGCGCGCGGCACGGATGTCGCGACGGGCGAGACGACGGATGGCGCGGCGCGCGTCCCGGCGGGCGCGAGCCGCATCATCCGCCTCGCCTGA
- a CDS encoding LacI family DNA-binding transcriptional regulator produces the protein MNEHVHRKRPTIEDVARESGVSRGTVSRVLNGGHWVSDEARVAVERAIKKTGYRINPHARNLATARANSIAFLLTESQDRLFEDPNFSTLMRGAADALAERDIPLVLLMAGSDDEQRRATDFIMAGHVDGALLVSSHRGREGFLKTLVDAEVPVVSCGIPLGYERRIGYVAADDLDGARDMVAYLRDVAGRSRIATITGPQDTSGGLGRLEGYRAELGDAFDERLVVAGDYSRASGVRAMEELLERQPDLDAVFVANDMMAAGAVDVLRAAGRRVPEDVAVAGFDDAPIATRVEPQLTTMRQPLERIAHEMVRMLLDLVDGRPAARMTLPTELVRRASA, from the coding sequence GTGAACGAGCATGTCCACCGCAAGCGGCCCACCATCGAGGATGTCGCCCGCGAGTCGGGCGTGTCCCGGGGCACGGTGTCGCGCGTGCTCAACGGGGGACACTGGGTGAGCGACGAGGCCCGGGTGGCCGTGGAGCGCGCGATCAAGAAGACCGGCTATCGCATCAATCCCCACGCCCGGAACCTCGCGACCGCGCGGGCGAACTCGATCGCCTTCCTGCTCACCGAGTCGCAGGACCGGCTCTTCGAGGACCCGAACTTCTCGACGCTCATGCGCGGCGCCGCCGACGCGCTGGCGGAACGCGACATTCCCCTGGTGTTGCTCATGGCAGGCTCCGACGACGAGCAGCGTCGCGCGACCGACTTCATCATGGCCGGGCACGTCGACGGAGCCCTGCTCGTCTCCTCGCATCGAGGTCGCGAGGGCTTCCTGAAGACGCTCGTCGACGCCGAGGTGCCCGTCGTCTCGTGCGGCATCCCCCTCGGGTACGAGCGGCGCATCGGCTACGTCGCGGCCGACGACCTCGACGGTGCGCGCGATATGGTCGCCTACCTTCGCGACGTCGCCGGACGCTCGCGCATCGCGACGATCACCGGTCCGCAGGACACCTCGGGCGGCCTCGGCCGGCTCGAGGGGTACCGCGCCGAGCTCGGCGACGCGTTCGACGAGCGGCTGGTGGTCGCCGGCGACTACTCCCGTGCCTCGGGGGTGCGGGCGATGGAGGAACTGCTCGAACGGCAGCCCGACCTCGACGCCGTCTTCGTGGCGAATGACATGATGGCGGCCGGAGCGGTCGACGTGCTGCGCGCCGCCGGCCGTCGGGTGCCCGAGGATGTCGCGGTCGCGGGCTTCGACGACGCGCCCATCGCGACGCGCGTCGAGCCGCAGCTCACGACGATGCGGCAGCCGCTCGAGCGCATCGCGCATGAGATGGTGCGCATGCTGCTCGACCTCGTCGATGGGCGCCCCGCAGCACGGATGACGCTGCCGACGGAGCTCGTTCGGCGCGCGTCGGCGTAG
- a CDS encoding carbohydrate ABC transporter permease, with translation MPLALGSTAVLLLGALYCLLPVAWVLVASTKDAAELFSTFTFAPSTHLWDNIVELTAYRDGLYWRWMLNTALYAGVGAVVSTYVSAISGYALAKYSFAGKGVVFKVLLMGVLVPAVILAIPQYLLLAQVGLTNTYWSVLLPQLISPYGIYLARIYAAAAVPTDVVESARTEGARELYIFHRIALPMMGPGLVTIFLFQFVAVWNNFMLPYIMLGNDELFPITVGLHGLLNQGASLPAMYTLVITGALLSVVPLIALFLVLQRYWRVDLAAGAVKA, from the coding sequence ATGCCGCTCGCCCTCGGCTCGACGGCCGTCCTCCTGCTCGGGGCGCTCTACTGCCTCCTGCCCGTCGCATGGGTGCTCGTCGCGTCGACGAAGGACGCCGCCGAGCTGTTCTCGACGTTCACATTCGCGCCATCGACGCACCTGTGGGACAACATCGTCGAGCTCACGGCCTACCGGGACGGCCTCTACTGGCGGTGGATGCTGAACACCGCGCTGTACGCGGGTGTCGGCGCCGTCGTGTCGACCTACGTGTCCGCGATCTCGGGCTACGCTCTCGCCAAGTACTCGTTCGCGGGCAAGGGCGTCGTGTTCAAGGTCCTGCTCATGGGTGTGCTCGTACCGGCGGTCATCCTCGCCATCCCGCAGTACCTCCTGCTCGCGCAGGTCGGGCTCACGAACACGTACTGGTCGGTGCTCCTGCCGCAGCTGATCAGCCCGTACGGCATCTACCTCGCGCGCATCTATGCGGCGGCGGCCGTTCCGACCGATGTCGTCGAGTCGGCCCGCACCGAGGGTGCCCGGGAGCTGTACATCTTCCACCGCATCGCCCTGCCGATGATGGGACCCGGCCTCGTCACGATCTTCCTGTTCCAGTTCGTCGCGGTCTGGAACAACTTCATGCTGCCGTACATCATGCTCGGCAACGACGAGCTCTTCCCGATCACCGTGGGCCTGCACGGCCTGCTCAACCAGGGTGCATCGCTCCCGGCGATGTACACGCTCGTGATCACGGGGGCGCTGCTGTCGGTCGTGCCACTCATCGCCCTGTTCCTCGTGCTCCAGCGGTACTGGCGGGTCGACCTCGCGGCCGGTGCCGTGAAGGCGTGA
- a CDS encoding ABC transporter permease — MSDTQTVVNEQTDVSDAPGTRQGAYSRVLSRMPRAGWGILIFLALFVIGGLLRPSLFSMPGLISTATFAAILAVASYGQTIAVIQGGIDLSVPNTIAFAALGFLTWNSSFGPVVALALALASGLVIGILNGVIVAKVGLTPIVTTIAMNGLLFGLLLLNFPLSELTVVPDLVKSITSNQIEFLGLSIAAVLPLALVLMLVLQAILSYTGWGRSLFLVGSREDAARLAGQPVARIRISGYAVSGLLAAFAGIVIVGYYSQAETTMGNPYLLGSVAAVIVGGASMFGGRGSMVGTFVGALVLGQVATLVAVFNLGATMQNLIYGVIILAVLAAYGRDRT; from the coding sequence ATGAGTGACACGCAGACCGTCGTCAATGAGCAGACGGATGTCTCCGACGCCCCGGGCACGAGGCAGGGCGCGTACTCGCGCGTCCTGTCGCGGATGCCGCGGGCCGGATGGGGCATCCTGATCTTCCTCGCCCTCTTCGTGATCGGCGGGCTCCTCCGGCCGTCGCTCTTCAGCATGCCGGGGCTGATCAGCACGGCGACCTTCGCGGCGATCCTCGCCGTGGCGTCGTACGGGCAGACCATCGCCGTCATCCAGGGCGGGATCGACCTCTCGGTGCCGAACACGATCGCCTTCGCGGCCCTCGGGTTCCTCACTTGGAACTCGTCCTTCGGCCCCGTCGTCGCGCTCGCCCTCGCGCTGGCGAGCGGGCTCGTCATCGGGATCCTGAACGGCGTGATCGTCGCGAAGGTCGGCCTGACCCCGATCGTGACGACGATCGCCATGAACGGCCTGCTCTTCGGCCTGCTGCTGCTGAACTTCCCCCTGTCGGAGCTCACGGTCGTGCCCGACCTGGTGAAGTCGATCACCTCGAACCAGATCGAGTTCCTCGGGCTGTCGATCGCCGCGGTGCTGCCGCTGGCGCTCGTGCTGATGCTCGTGCTGCAGGCGATCCTGAGCTACACCGGGTGGGGTCGATCGCTCTTCCTCGTCGGTTCGCGCGAGGACGCCGCCAGGCTCGCGGGCCAGCCCGTCGCCCGCATCCGCATCTCGGGGTACGCCGTCTCCGGCCTGCTCGCCGCGTTCGCCGGCATCGTCATCGTCGGCTACTACTCGCAGGCCGAGACCACGATGGGCAACCCGTACCTCCTCGGCTCGGTCGCCGCCGTGATCGTCGGCGGCGCCTCGATGTTCGGCGGTCGCGGTTCGATGGTCGGCACCTTCGTCGGCGCGCTGGTGCTGGGACAGGTCGCGACCCTCGTGGCGGTGTTCAACCTCGGCGCGACGATGCAGAACCTCATCTACGGGGTCATCATCCTCGCGGTGCTCGCCGCGTATGGGAGGGACCGGACCTGA
- a CDS encoding ABC transporter substrate-binding protein — MRAAFRTGALASVAAAALILTGCAAGSGETQGSADDPIELTYWAWAPNLDKVVDIWNEEHPEIQVTVNKQDGGDPAITKLLTAIKAGSGAPDLIQAEYQKIPTLVASDALADLGGTIDGDLAGQFPEGVWQSVTLGGDAVYAIPQDTGPMMFYYREDIFSDLGLTVPTTWQEYAETARALHAADPSKFLGTFSANDAGWFAGLSQQAEAEWWSIDGEAWGVGIDEEPTQRVAEYWGGLVEEGVIDNKPMYTPEWNAGLNDGTQAGWLGAVWGPGVLSGNAADTAGLWKAAPLPTWDGEDSNGNWGGSSTAVTTQSKHVEAATEFATWLNTDPEAVQALVDTSGIYPAATDAAASALTEAPEFFSNQPDFYEVAAEAAAAVAPFQYGPNVNVAFSAYNDEFAKAAEAKSKAAFLEAVGAMQQITVDDLESSGFTVAE; from the coding sequence ATGCGTGCAGCATTCCGCACCGGGGCGCTCGCCTCGGTGGCCGCGGCGGCGCTCATCCTGACCGGCTGCGCAGCCGGCAGCGGCGAGACCCAGGGCAGCGCCGACGACCCGATCGAGCTCACCTACTGGGCCTGGGCGCCCAATCTCGACAAGGTGGTCGACATCTGGAACGAGGAGCACCCCGAGATCCAGGTCACCGTCAACAAGCAGGACGGCGGCGACCCCGCGATCACCAAGCTGCTCACGGCCATCAAGGCCGGCAGCGGTGCGCCCGACCTGATCCAGGCCGAGTACCAGAAGATCCCGACGCTCGTCGCGTCGGACGCGCTCGCCGACCTCGGCGGCACGATCGACGGCGACCTCGCCGGCCAGTTCCCGGAGGGCGTCTGGCAGTCGGTCACGCTCGGCGGCGACGCCGTCTACGCGATCCCGCAAGACACCGGCCCCATGATGTTCTACTACCGCGAGGACATCTTCTCGGACCTCGGCCTCACCGTGCCCACCACCTGGCAGGAGTACGCCGAGACCGCTCGCGCCCTCCACGCCGCCGACCCGTCGAAGTTCCTCGGCACGTTCTCGGCCAATGACGCCGGATGGTTCGCCGGCCTGTCGCAGCAGGCGGAGGCCGAGTGGTGGTCGATCGACGGCGAAGCCTGGGGCGTCGGCATCGACGAGGAGCCCACGCAGCGGGTCGCCGAGTACTGGGGCGGCCTCGTCGAGGAGGGCGTCATCGACAACAAGCCCATGTACACCCCCGAGTGGAACGCCGGCCTCAATGACGGCACGCAGGCCGGATGGCTCGGCGCTGTCTGGGGCCCGGGCGTGCTGAGCGGCAACGCCGCCGACACCGCCGGCCTCTGGAAGGCCGCGCCGCTGCCCACGTGGGACGGCGAGGATTCGAACGGCAACTGGGGCGGCTCGTCGACGGCGGTCACCACGCAGTCGAAGCACGTCGAGGCTGCGACCGAGTTCGCGACCTGGCTGAACACCGACCCCGAGGCGGTGCAGGCGCTCGTCGACACATCGGGTATCTACCCGGCGGCGACGGATGCCGCGGCATCCGCCCTCACCGAGGCGCCCGAGTTCTTCAGCAACCAGCCCGACTTCTACGAGGTCGCCGCCGAGGCCGCCGCCGCGGTCGCGCCGTTCCAGTACGGCCCGAACGTGAACGTCGCGTTCAGCGCGTACAACGACGAGTTCGCCAAGGCCGCCGAGGCGAAGTCGAAGGCCGCGTTCCTCGAAGCCGTCGGGGCGATGCAGCAGATCACGGTCGACGACCTGGAGTCGAGCGGCTTCACGGTCGCCGAATAG